Proteins encoded by one window of Conger conger chromosome 1, fConCon1.1, whole genome shotgun sequence:
- the LOC133121241 gene encoding chondroitin sulfate proteoglycan 5-like isoform X4 — MDRETQFCWGCWRWMMLSSFLVLHLIPLYAHGNSFGANGTETDNKVNMSSPFNKEDEQMAGVTGSVSPVSPPLRAERKPRAGEELGSGMLAEGVPPGGHGHEISLDSAEKDHLLNVESEAMGSNLPTLPALHSPADVHLDFKDENDQLPHTEPPWAKGHQEVHVFDLDHQGPIPTPSLPPYQPDAVTVDFFDPASRRRKLDLSSPETGAHELQGGNPNSWELPDGYEYTPNYEDSTVTLYPSRKDDTILRFATAPPSVRFDPRRPDLPLPGGPAEDEEPPAAPGVVDATNASACRPGYVRHNATCRSVCDFFPSYCFNGGQCYPLEGAVGVFCRCNVQDYIWHKGSRCESVITEFQVMCIAIGAAAVMVLLLFMITVCFAKKLHLLKTENSKLRKRSKYRPPSEQHNDNFSLSTIAEGSHPNDDPNAQNKLEDPVKSPPPKEDEPLNIQNSLTPKHENNKAACEENSSEVNSLQNNMM; from the exons gGAACTCCTTTGGGGCCAATGGCACAGAGACGGACAACAAGGTGAACATGTCCTCACCGTTCAACAAGGAGGACGAGCAGATGGCCGGGGTCACGGGGTCGGTCAGCCCCGTTTCCCCCCCACTGCGAGCTGAACGCAAGCCCAGGGCTGGGGAGGAACTGGGGAGCGGCATGCTGGCAGAGGGTGTCCCCCCTGGGGGCCACGGTCACGAGATCAGCCTGGATTCAGCGGAAAAGGACCACCTTCTCAACGTGGAGTCTGAGGCCATGGGCTCCAACCTGCCCACTCTACCCGCCCTGCACAGCCCAGCAGATGTGCATCTGGATTTCAAGGATGAGAACGACCAACTGCCCCACACTGAGCCTCCGTGGGCCAAGGGGCACCAGGAAGTCCATGTGTTCGACCTGGACCACCAGGGACCCATCCCCACGCCCAGCCTGCCCCCCTACCAACCCGATGCCGTCACCGTGGACTTCTTCGACCCTGCCTCACGTCGTCGGAAGCTGGACCTGTCCTCCCCTGAAACAGGCGCCCATGAGCTGCAAGGAGGCAACCCCAACTCCTGGGAGCTGCCAGACGGCTATGAGTACACCCCCAACTACGAGGACAGCACcgtgaccctgtaccccagccgGAAGGATGACACCATCTTGCGCTTCGCGACGGCTCCCCCCTCGGTGCGCTTCGACCCCCGCCGCCCTGACCTCCCGCTGCCGGGTGGACCTGCTGAGGACGAGGAGCCCCCCGCTGCCCCGGGAGTGGTGGATGCCACCAACGCGTCCGCCTGTCGGCCGGGCTACGTGCGCCACAATGCCACCTGCCGCTCTGTCTGCGACTTCTTCCCCAGCTACTGCTTCAACGGGGGGCAGTGCTATCCGTTGGAGGGAGCAGTTGGAGTCTTCTGCAG GTGCAATGTGCAGGACTACATCTGGCACAAGGGCTCCAGGTGCGAGTCTGTGATCACGGAGTTCCAGGTGATGTGCATCGCCATCGGTGCGGCCGCCGTCATGGTGCTGCTGCTCTTCATGATCACCGTCTGCTTCGCCAAGAAGCTGCACCTGCTCAAGACCGAGAACAGCAAGCTGCGCAAacgcag TAAGTACCGGCCTCCCTCGGAGCAACACAATGATAATTTCTCCCTGTCCACCATCGCTGAGGGCTCCCACCCAAAC GATGACCCTAACGCGCAGAACAAACTGGAGGACCCTGTGAAGTCCCCCCCGCCTAAGGAGGATGAGCCGCTGAACATCCAGAACTCGCTCACCCCCAAACACGAGAACAACAAGGCCGCGTGCGAGGAGAACTCCTCGGAGGTAAACTCACTACAGAACAACATGATGTAA
- the LOC133121241 gene encoding chondroitin sulfate proteoglycan 5-like isoform X1 — MDRETQFCWGCWRWMMLSSFLVLHLIPLYAHGNSFGANGTETDNKVNMSSPFNKEDEQMAGVTGSVSPVSPPLRAERKPRAGEELGSGMLAEGVPPGGHGHEISLDSAEKDHLLNVESEAMGSNLPTLPALHSPADVHLDFKDENDQLPHTEPPWAKGHQEVHVFDLDHQGPIPTPSLPPYQPDAVTVDFFDPASRRRKLDLSSPETGAHELQGGNPNSWELPDGYEYTPNYEDSTVTLYPSRKDDTILRFATAPPSVRFDPRRPDLPLPGGPAEDEEPPAAPGVVDATNASACRPGYVRHNATCRSVCDFFPSYCFNGGQCYPLEGAVGVFCRCNVQDYIWHKGSRCESVITEFQVMCIAIGAAAVMVLLLFMITVCFAKKLHLLKTENSKLRKRSSKYRPPSEQHNDNFSLSTIAEGSHPNKTMSRYTWECKTKEEPECEDDPNAQNKLEDPVKSPPPKEDEPLNIQNSLTPKHENNKAACEENSSEVNSLQNNMM; from the exons gGAACTCCTTTGGGGCCAATGGCACAGAGACGGACAACAAGGTGAACATGTCCTCACCGTTCAACAAGGAGGACGAGCAGATGGCCGGGGTCACGGGGTCGGTCAGCCCCGTTTCCCCCCCACTGCGAGCTGAACGCAAGCCCAGGGCTGGGGAGGAACTGGGGAGCGGCATGCTGGCAGAGGGTGTCCCCCCTGGGGGCCACGGTCACGAGATCAGCCTGGATTCAGCGGAAAAGGACCACCTTCTCAACGTGGAGTCTGAGGCCATGGGCTCCAACCTGCCCACTCTACCCGCCCTGCACAGCCCAGCAGATGTGCATCTGGATTTCAAGGATGAGAACGACCAACTGCCCCACACTGAGCCTCCGTGGGCCAAGGGGCACCAGGAAGTCCATGTGTTCGACCTGGACCACCAGGGACCCATCCCCACGCCCAGCCTGCCCCCCTACCAACCCGATGCCGTCACCGTGGACTTCTTCGACCCTGCCTCACGTCGTCGGAAGCTGGACCTGTCCTCCCCTGAAACAGGCGCCCATGAGCTGCAAGGAGGCAACCCCAACTCCTGGGAGCTGCCAGACGGCTATGAGTACACCCCCAACTACGAGGACAGCACcgtgaccctgtaccccagccgGAAGGATGACACCATCTTGCGCTTCGCGACGGCTCCCCCCTCGGTGCGCTTCGACCCCCGCCGCCCTGACCTCCCGCTGCCGGGTGGACCTGCTGAGGACGAGGAGCCCCCCGCTGCCCCGGGAGTGGTGGATGCCACCAACGCGTCCGCCTGTCGGCCGGGCTACGTGCGCCACAATGCCACCTGCCGCTCTGTCTGCGACTTCTTCCCCAGCTACTGCTTCAACGGGGGGCAGTGCTATCCGTTGGAGGGAGCAGTTGGAGTCTTCTGCAG GTGCAATGTGCAGGACTACATCTGGCACAAGGGCTCCAGGTGCGAGTCTGTGATCACGGAGTTCCAGGTGATGTGCATCGCCATCGGTGCGGCCGCCGTCATGGTGCTGCTGCTCTTCATGATCACCGTCTGCTTCGCCAAGAAGCTGCACCTGCTCAAGACCGAGAACAGCAAGCTGCGCAAacgcag CAGTAAGTACCGGCCTCCCTCGGAGCAACACAATGATAATTTCTCCCTGTCCACCATCGCTGAGGGCTCCCACCCAAAC aAAACCATGAGCAGATACACCTGGGAGTGTAAGACCAAAGAGGAGCCCGAGTGTGAG GATGACCCTAACGCGCAGAACAAACTGGAGGACCCTGTGAAGTCCCCCCCGCCTAAGGAGGATGAGCCGCTGAACATCCAGAACTCGCTCACCCCCAAACACGAGAACAACAAGGCCGCGTGCGAGGAGAACTCCTCGGAGGTAAACTCACTACAGAACAACATGATGTAA
- the LOC133122605 gene encoding cilia- and flagella-associated protein 97-like gives MACCTANPSVSSVSSDSDAAGLVVTPKDQEGDTEQVDINNDESTKEDEDMNSGDQQTKANERLRRPQPGTTPTRLYHSAVNRKRAMERIDRENQALLKRLDTMKPSRGMSRAEQLADYDRQAPYRGLTAPDPSSGVEMSADHFKLMLKAHHARARLSGFHL, from the exons ATGGCGTGCTGTACTGCGAATCCCTCTGTGTCCTCCGT GTCTTCGGACTCGGACGCTGCCGGGCTGGTCGTCACGCCCAAAGATCAGgagggagacacagagcagGTTGACATCAATAACGATGAAAGCACCAAAGAAGACGAAGATATGAATTCAGGAGACCAGCAGACTAAAGCAAACGAGAGGTTACGACGCCCACAGCCCGGCACTACCCCCACACGCCTATACCACAGTGCAGTAAACCGGAAACGTGCAATGGAGAGAATTGACAGGGAGAACCAG GCCCTCCTGAAGCGGCTGGACACCATGAAGCCCTCCCGGGGAATGAGCAGGGCAGAGCAGCTGGCTGACTATGACCGGCAGGCCCCTTACAGGGGGCTCACTGCCCCAGACCCCtccagtggagtggagatgagCGCCG ATCATTTTAAGCTGATGCTGAAAGCCCACCATGCCCGGGCGAGGCTGTCTGGATTCCATCTGTGA
- the LOC133121241 gene encoding chondroitin sulfate proteoglycan 5-like isoform X3 yields the protein MDRETQFCWGCWRWMMLSSFLVLHLIPLYAHGNSFGANGTETDNKVNMSSPFNKEDEQMAGVTGSVSPVSPPLRAERKPRAGEELGSGMLAEGVPPGGHGHEISLDSAEKDHLLNVESEAMGSNLPTLPALHSPADVHLDFKDENDQLPHTEPPWAKGHQEVHVFDLDHQGPIPTPSLPPYQPDAVTVDFFDPASRRRKLDLSSPETGAHELQGGNPNSWELPDGYEYTPNYEDSTVTLYPSRKDDTILRFATAPPSVRFDPRRPDLPLPGGPAEDEEPPAAPGVVDATNASACRPGYVRHNATCRSVCDFFPSYCFNGGQCYPLEGAVGVFCRCNVQDYIWHKGSRCESVITEFQVMCIAIGAAAVMVLLLFMITVCFAKKLHLLKTENSKLRKRSSKYRPPSEQHNDNFSLSTIAEGSHPNDDPNAQNKLEDPVKSPPPKEDEPLNIQNSLTPKHENNKAACEENSSEVNSLQNNMM from the exons gGAACTCCTTTGGGGCCAATGGCACAGAGACGGACAACAAGGTGAACATGTCCTCACCGTTCAACAAGGAGGACGAGCAGATGGCCGGGGTCACGGGGTCGGTCAGCCCCGTTTCCCCCCCACTGCGAGCTGAACGCAAGCCCAGGGCTGGGGAGGAACTGGGGAGCGGCATGCTGGCAGAGGGTGTCCCCCCTGGGGGCCACGGTCACGAGATCAGCCTGGATTCAGCGGAAAAGGACCACCTTCTCAACGTGGAGTCTGAGGCCATGGGCTCCAACCTGCCCACTCTACCCGCCCTGCACAGCCCAGCAGATGTGCATCTGGATTTCAAGGATGAGAACGACCAACTGCCCCACACTGAGCCTCCGTGGGCCAAGGGGCACCAGGAAGTCCATGTGTTCGACCTGGACCACCAGGGACCCATCCCCACGCCCAGCCTGCCCCCCTACCAACCCGATGCCGTCACCGTGGACTTCTTCGACCCTGCCTCACGTCGTCGGAAGCTGGACCTGTCCTCCCCTGAAACAGGCGCCCATGAGCTGCAAGGAGGCAACCCCAACTCCTGGGAGCTGCCAGACGGCTATGAGTACACCCCCAACTACGAGGACAGCACcgtgaccctgtaccccagccgGAAGGATGACACCATCTTGCGCTTCGCGACGGCTCCCCCCTCGGTGCGCTTCGACCCCCGCCGCCCTGACCTCCCGCTGCCGGGTGGACCTGCTGAGGACGAGGAGCCCCCCGCTGCCCCGGGAGTGGTGGATGCCACCAACGCGTCCGCCTGTCGGCCGGGCTACGTGCGCCACAATGCCACCTGCCGCTCTGTCTGCGACTTCTTCCCCAGCTACTGCTTCAACGGGGGGCAGTGCTATCCGTTGGAGGGAGCAGTTGGAGTCTTCTGCAG GTGCAATGTGCAGGACTACATCTGGCACAAGGGCTCCAGGTGCGAGTCTGTGATCACGGAGTTCCAGGTGATGTGCATCGCCATCGGTGCGGCCGCCGTCATGGTGCTGCTGCTCTTCATGATCACCGTCTGCTTCGCCAAGAAGCTGCACCTGCTCAAGACCGAGAACAGCAAGCTGCGCAAacgcag CAGTAAGTACCGGCCTCCCTCGGAGCAACACAATGATAATTTCTCCCTGTCCACCATCGCTGAGGGCTCCCACCCAAAC GATGACCCTAACGCGCAGAACAAACTGGAGGACCCTGTGAAGTCCCCCCCGCCTAAGGAGGATGAGCCGCTGAACATCCAGAACTCGCTCACCCCCAAACACGAGAACAACAAGGCCGCGTGCGAGGAGAACTCCTCGGAGGTAAACTCACTACAGAACAACATGATGTAA
- the LOC133121241 gene encoding chondroitin sulfate proteoglycan 5-like isoform X2, whose protein sequence is MDRETQFCWGCWRWMMLSSFLVLHLIPLYAHGNSFGANGTETDNKVNMSSPFNKEDEQMAGVTGSVSPVSPPLRAERKPRAGEELGSGMLAEGVPPGGHGHEISLDSAEKDHLLNVESEAMGSNLPTLPALHSPADVHLDFKDENDQLPHTEPPWAKGHQEVHVFDLDHQGPIPTPSLPPYQPDAVTVDFFDPASRRRKLDLSSPETGAHELQGGNPNSWELPDGYEYTPNYEDSTVTLYPSRKDDTILRFATAPPSVRFDPRRPDLPLPGGPAEDEEPPAAPGVVDATNASACRPGYVRHNATCRSVCDFFPSYCFNGGQCYPLEGAVGVFCRCNVQDYIWHKGSRCESVITEFQVMCIAIGAAAVMVLLLFMITVCFAKKLHLLKTENSKLRKRSKYRPPSEQHNDNFSLSTIAEGSHPNKTMSRYTWECKTKEEPECEDDPNAQNKLEDPVKSPPPKEDEPLNIQNSLTPKHENNKAACEENSSEVNSLQNNMM, encoded by the exons gGAACTCCTTTGGGGCCAATGGCACAGAGACGGACAACAAGGTGAACATGTCCTCACCGTTCAACAAGGAGGACGAGCAGATGGCCGGGGTCACGGGGTCGGTCAGCCCCGTTTCCCCCCCACTGCGAGCTGAACGCAAGCCCAGGGCTGGGGAGGAACTGGGGAGCGGCATGCTGGCAGAGGGTGTCCCCCCTGGGGGCCACGGTCACGAGATCAGCCTGGATTCAGCGGAAAAGGACCACCTTCTCAACGTGGAGTCTGAGGCCATGGGCTCCAACCTGCCCACTCTACCCGCCCTGCACAGCCCAGCAGATGTGCATCTGGATTTCAAGGATGAGAACGACCAACTGCCCCACACTGAGCCTCCGTGGGCCAAGGGGCACCAGGAAGTCCATGTGTTCGACCTGGACCACCAGGGACCCATCCCCACGCCCAGCCTGCCCCCCTACCAACCCGATGCCGTCACCGTGGACTTCTTCGACCCTGCCTCACGTCGTCGGAAGCTGGACCTGTCCTCCCCTGAAACAGGCGCCCATGAGCTGCAAGGAGGCAACCCCAACTCCTGGGAGCTGCCAGACGGCTATGAGTACACCCCCAACTACGAGGACAGCACcgtgaccctgtaccccagccgGAAGGATGACACCATCTTGCGCTTCGCGACGGCTCCCCCCTCGGTGCGCTTCGACCCCCGCCGCCCTGACCTCCCGCTGCCGGGTGGACCTGCTGAGGACGAGGAGCCCCCCGCTGCCCCGGGAGTGGTGGATGCCACCAACGCGTCCGCCTGTCGGCCGGGCTACGTGCGCCACAATGCCACCTGCCGCTCTGTCTGCGACTTCTTCCCCAGCTACTGCTTCAACGGGGGGCAGTGCTATCCGTTGGAGGGAGCAGTTGGAGTCTTCTGCAG GTGCAATGTGCAGGACTACATCTGGCACAAGGGCTCCAGGTGCGAGTCTGTGATCACGGAGTTCCAGGTGATGTGCATCGCCATCGGTGCGGCCGCCGTCATGGTGCTGCTGCTCTTCATGATCACCGTCTGCTTCGCCAAGAAGCTGCACCTGCTCAAGACCGAGAACAGCAAGCTGCGCAAacgcag TAAGTACCGGCCTCCCTCGGAGCAACACAATGATAATTTCTCCCTGTCCACCATCGCTGAGGGCTCCCACCCAAAC aAAACCATGAGCAGATACACCTGGGAGTGTAAGACCAAAGAGGAGCCCGAGTGTGAG GATGACCCTAACGCGCAGAACAAACTGGAGGACCCTGTGAAGTCCCCCCCGCCTAAGGAGGATGAGCCGCTGAACATCCAGAACTCGCTCACCCCCAAACACGAGAACAACAAGGCCGCGTGCGAGGAGAACTCCTCGGAGGTAAACTCACTACAGAACAACATGATGTAA
- the elp6 gene encoding elongator complex protein 6, whose amino-acid sequence MFSELDSILDISPENCPQREFILLSDRKADASFLIHYFLSFYLRAGCKVCFLGLVQSFSHYSAVSQRLGVSLTQAREKGQLVFLEGLKGALAVLLEEEPSPSPQKLAFLRSPHTNLRGLYEFVQGSLMAKGEGDKWGPPVLIVDDLTVFLSLGVRGGAVLDFTHYCRAFVCSKLQGNVVMLIRGEEEESDEEGSEWLLKGLTHQCSLALRVEGLPTGYCRDIHGQMEVFRRVNGSCVGGPKTQKNLFQYKVHDKGASFFARGTSSAVL is encoded by the exons ATGTTTTCTGAGCTGGACAGCATCCTTGATATAAGTCCGGAGAATTGCCCGCag agAGAGTTCATTCTTCTGTCGGATAGAAAAGCGGATGCTTCGTTTCTCATTCACTACTTCCTTTCTTTCTACTTGCGAG cGGGCTGTAAGGTGTGCTTCCTTGGGCTTGTGCAGTCCTTCAGTCACTATAGTGCTGTCAGTCAGAGATTG GGTGTCAGTCTTACCCAAGCCAGGGAGAAAGGACAGCTGGTATTCCTGGAGGGGCTGAAGGGTGCTTTGGCTGTTCTGCTAGAGGAGGAACCCAGCCCATCACCGCAAAAACTGGCCTTCCTCAG GTCTCCTCATACTAACCTGCGGGGACTGTATGAGTTTGTACAGGGATCTCTTATGGCAAAGGGCGAAGGGGACAAATGGGGCCCTCCTGTGCTTATTGTAGATGACCTGACAGTGTTCCTGAGTCTTGGTGTAAGAGGGGGAGCGGTGCTGGACTTCACACACTATTGCAGAGCCTTTGTGTGCTCCAAGCTGCAG GGCAATGTGGTAATGCTAATtagaggtgaggaggaggaaagTGATGAAGAAGGCTCAGAATGGCTGCTGAAAGGCCTCACTCACCAGTGCAGCCTTGCACTACGTGTGGAAGGCCTCCCCACTGGCTACTGCAGAGATATCCATGGGCag ATGGAGGTGTTCCGACGGGTCAATGGAAGTTGTGTTGGAGGGCCAAAGACTCAAAAGAACCTCTTCCAGTACAAGGTCCATGACAAGGGAGCATCCTTCTTTGCCCGGGGCACCTCCAGTGCTGTGCTCTGA